The sequence below is a genomic window from Corythoichthys intestinalis isolate RoL2023-P3 chromosome 17, ASM3026506v1, whole genome shotgun sequence.
ATAGACGGCCTGACAGAGAGCTCGCATGTTTACAGCATGAGAAAGGCTGGCCGTAAATGATcaccgtccatggcagtcaattcaTTTTGAAGAGCACCAAGCAGGTTTAAAGTTGAGTAAGTTCTTGACATGACACTTGCTCAAGGCACTCGTTACGTGCTGCAAAGCTCATTTTCTTTCATGAGCATCTGAATTTGGCCATTGACTGTAATTATTCAATGATACGCTTTCCCCACCACCAGGAGCAAATATCAGAATGATAAGCGTGATAGCACTGAATTGTCTTTGTGGAGGAAATTGTCATTATTTTTCCAGGAAGGAGGAGAGGGTGCTTTTAGCACGGCGGGCCTTCTCTATGCTATCGAAGGTTGGGGTCCCGTGAGGCAAGTCCAGACGGTCATTTTCAGACACCATGATACACTCGGCCTCCCCTAAAAAGGCAATAAGAGCAGAATGGGTTTTGGTCTCAGCCAAGttaatgatcttttttttttttttgtaaccctgtcctgttcagctgcttgacacagagaatgggaatctgagtgtcctattggtctgaactagggctgcagctctcacatattttagtaatccagtaatcgactgaaaattctatcgattaatcgagtaatcggataaaacaaatatatttttaggtgaagagcaattataaatatacatgagaaaacaagacatttcatctaatcttgaaccattttcagtcaatcaatgtctttattttcgatgtatattgttgaaaacagccaacaattgcatctgagATGGaacaagaattaaaaaaaaaaaaagacattactgctttcactcaaaaaacttttagatcttattaaaaaaaaatttatatatatcttacctaaaaatgccgttacacttgctaacacacatcacttaaaagttaggattttttccccacgtgtttcaattgaatttctatttgtgtcaagccatttttaagttctagttaagttttaagtcagtctaaactgtaagtcctgataggatttcgaGTTTTTGCAgtcttcaaaataaatgtatgatacaggctgtattgaagcacattagggaccagtgctacttggtgtttatccagcaatgactactgagctaaaattgatagttaccattattgagtttttattttacaccctcatcactccacaacgctatgttgttAAAgcttgtatgtaagacacgttagccacgcatcgacagtggtcataattaatagaaacctagccctccgcagggctaacgttacgtgagctactgacagtaacgttaatcttatttattagcgtttagcgctctttattagcgcttagcgctctactgctttaagatggcggctgtttactaacgctgcccagacgctgcTGagcgtgtcatttcgcatctagttcaactagcagtgcaacggttcgcggttcaaaaccgaaccgaacggttcgccctgttcggttcaatacgcctttatgaaccgcgcctttttggttttgcagttacagtaatttattccgaacgcttgtggaatgaattggtcaaactctctgtgcctgtgtgtgacgtgaagcgcagctgtggagaaattcccgccccacgagtaaatgtccaatcgctgtcaagcacctgtgtaataggagccgagtaacgccctctctcgcttacgagtgaggtgaaagtgaaacaagaaagaaaacaaaaaaagttatggcgagcggaggagtcgaCAGACCGAATTtggaggaagcaccggcttctttcaaatctgcggtgtggcaacatttcggtttccccgtggactccaatgcagacggagagaaaatattgaaaaaaaacataaaacaatttgcaagcattgctcagcgcttgttccctatgctaacggCAAGACTTCTAACATGACCCAGCAGTCAGCacttcagccggcatcacccaaagACAtcgctttctcagagcaggacaaccccgaagatgacaccagtgaagacacacgggtctatagaagaggcgttccaaaagccttacaaatcaggtcagaaaaacacaagaaaataaccCACGCAGTGGGGATTTGCTTTGCAAAAGACATGCAACCATATTCCGTGGTTGAAgatgcgggcttcgttaatttaattgcaacgcttgacccgcgttatattgttccctcgcggacatatttcgcccacaacataatccccgacatttaagaaatggcacgcaaagccattgaAGATGATTTCACGAAAGCACATATTTTCGCCCTGAccgctgatagttggacgtcccgtgctacagagtgctactaactgtgacggtccactgtaattcatacctgtcaagttgtacggtctcgtcgtaatttgtacaagtgagcactggtttttaaatgtgtacgccgtccgttacgttcaaaatctgcacgtttttcgtgcattgcgtttttgtgtttttttcatccgttcggatttggtcaccgtttctgcaaggAGTCAATGTTCGTTAGTActtgaatgacacgagaaaagtcagacacggagagggaagagtgttgagacgctgtagcaaacgcgatgctaggctaggtggctccaatttcCTGACCGTGGCCGAcatcatacaatctacgcctagatatcgcatgcatataAAACTACAAGCGAAATGACACtcagtagcgttagtaaacagccgccattttagagcagtatacttctcagaaaggctctgttgtagtaaaccttagcaactttttatccaaaatactgctaaatcggcaaaatcttgacttgagtctatctttaaaggctgAAACAGTTatgaaattttcacatgtcgaaagtagacggaagggaactaaggcaaaaaggggagcaattttatcaactttatcggttgattcacaacattaaatgacctccaaacatagcaaaggttactatgttttggggttttttttgttttgttttgtttttttttaatgaaaaaaaaaacatgaaaggtatcaccagttactttgccaagtaacttttttactactgcgtgtgtatttcagtagtcagtcactacacttgccaacaagctaagaagcattttaacagtcaaaaatgtttaaattttaagtgtttatttcatttttttaaaagcaaaataaaggcagtttttaaaaaaataaaaacgcaaaccgaaaccgaaccgaaaccgtgggttaactgaaccgttgcacccctaagttcaacatacatgtgatctctatgagacgctacctgctatcaacgtagcatcgtgcgggctagtatttagcaacgtcggtgtcgtttgtagcggctgtcggctgctaagtttttttaaatttatttatttatttagcttcttcctctacgcacgtgacatcagcgcgttgtcccgcattaaaagtagtctgagcaaaacgtgatgcttagagctgtcaaaataaacgattactcgaggtgaataaaattactcggatcagtttttaaactcgagttactccagttgctcgagtattcgtttcagctctagtctgaacagttttaacatATCACATGGCAGTatgactagacatgtgccgcttACTAGTTTCAAGGTATATCGTGGTAGGAAAACCtcccggtttcaaaaccacaaaaaatttccgtcatactgtAATACctgaggtattagctattttttaagtCCCAAAAACGCATGGAGAaatccaggcatgaaaatgggtcaggggttgttttccgaaatttgtgaatcagtaacaggcacacttttgcaaaattgacaatgtttattgattagaaaatgcagaataaatgagatttattgactataatcccacaagagcaagcaaacaagtataacaaatggcaacgatgacgctagatttgagtttgtcaatcccagaatccccgcgaaactgttacagcacaaccaggtgttcctttagcaatgaaaattgATTACCATGACAAACgagcgggagccaacgctccggtaaggcggcgaaggaagTCCGTCAGcaggtcacgtacggatcgcctggctttgttccttcgctgCCTAACCGGAGCGTTGGTTCCTGCTcaaggagaacttacacaattgttggttgactaaatacttatttgccccactgtaggtaatTTTTAAGTGCAACGTTTCAACGTAAACCTCTTACAAACTAAAATTATATGTAGGAGCgctagaaatttttttttaaacctgctagtgttatcataataaataataaaaagcaTAATGCTATTATTCTTTACCTCTGGtaaaattgggggaataaaaacatggcattttagcctgataggtcaataatcataattttaaccttatacacagcaaagtcattcacttattcctgtgcttccacatttttattcctcatcactgtccatatcttttttgaagggcagatttttcttgaggaagatcaactgatccacatgttcatgtttgagtagactgcgtttcgtggaaacaatatgccggcctttccaccattgtagtgggttatttttcagggttaaaaactcacgatctctgtcccatacagatctggctgccgttCTCACTTCAAGATCccaacttttgttttcctggtgcGCTGAAAATCAATCGCGGTGATTCACAACTTCTGCCTGGCAAACTGGCACTGGCGTCAGTGCTCGTGCTaattgtccattgttttagcatgcggGACTGTGGTTTCGTTTGCTCACGCGTAGTTATGACACACCCATCACGATCGAAATGcgtgatgggaagttgaggctacCGCGACTGAGTGGTGGCTGTCCATGTTACACGATGTGTGCCGTCTCGCTTCAAGTGTGGCGATCCTTTGGGTCAAGCAGTGTGGAAGGCACAGCGCAGCATGAACGAAGTAAAAGCTAATTATGTGTCGTTCTTCCAAACATCGCTGGATTCATATAATTAGCAAAGCAATGATATGGGTGCTGATAACCGATCCTTAATCTCGCAATAGCCAAGTCATTGCTCTACCATCGATACATTTAAGATTTACTGTCTATTTACTGTCGATAGGTTAGTTTGCTATCGATACAGCCGTATCGCTCACCTGtaagaccggatatccggtcgtatcagtttatcgttctcaagattattaaaaaggtgagaagggtgtggaggaaatacacTGTACAAGTTAatacacatttaatttttttgttttacagtaCACAAAGTACGTTAAAGAAATCCTTTTAACTAACTCGTTTTCAACTAAAGATCAAATTGAAATGTTAGTggaaaacaataataatttgATTTACCTCTAATCCGATGAATAAGTGTCCCATAAGCGTTGTCCATTTGATATGCCAATATAAAGCTGAGTGGTAAGATGGGGGCCAACAAGGCTGGTTTCTTTCTTTTTAGGGCACTGGATTGAAAAAGAAATAGTGACATTGGATTATTTTTGATTTACTGAAAATGCAGAATTTCCATATTTTTGGACTTTTAAGTCACAATCGATTTAAAAAAACGCTCAATGATgacgcacaaacacacacacatatatgtatCATAAACATcatactagagctgaaacgaatactcgagcaactcgagtaactcgagtttaaaaactgatccgagtaattttattcacctcaagtaatcgtttattttgacagctttaagcatcacgtttcgctcggactacttttaatgcgggacaacgcgctgacgtcacgtgcgtagaggaagaagcaataaaaaaaatataaaaaacatttccgcagccgacagccgctccaaactacgccgacgttgctaaaaactagcccgcgtgatgttaagttggtagcaggtagcatctgaggagtctcatagagatcacatgtatgttgaactagatgcaatatgatagactcggccgcgtctgggcagcggtaataaacagcggccatcttaaagcagtagagcgctaagcgctaataaagagcgctaagcgctaaaaaataagattaacgttactgtctgagtcactagctcacgcaacgttagccctgcggagggctaggtttctattaattatgaccactttcgatgcgtggctaacgtgtcttacatacaggctttaacataacatagctttgtggagtgataagggtgtaaaataaaaactcaataatgctaactatcaattttagcttagtagtcattgctggataaaacaccaagtagcactggttcctagtgtgctccaatacagccggtatcatacatttatcttgaacactgcaaaaacacaaaatcctatcaggacttacagtttagagtagcgtaaaacttaactagaacttaaaaatggcttgacacaaatagaaattcaattgaaacaggtgggaaaaaatcctaacttttaagtgatgtgtgttatcaagcgtgatggcatttttaggtatatatatgtatatattttaataagatctaaaggttttttgagtgaaagcagtgaatttgtcttttttttaattctagt
It includes:
- the plgrkt gene encoding plasminogen receptor (KT), whose product is MGFLLSKSMDANLKKQQEFMLHNSRLQLERQMMMQNQMRERQMAMQIAWSREFIKYFGTFFAVASTGLTVGALKRKKPALLAPILPLSFILAYQMDNAYGTLIHRIRGEAECIMVSENDRLDLPHGTPTFDSIEKARRAKSTLSSFLEK